Proteins found in one Amphiura filiformis chromosome 14, Afil_fr2py, whole genome shotgun sequence genomic segment:
- the LOC140170488 gene encoding uncharacterized protein: MLTFTMKRIPLPSCYMIVVFILYHELPHLTTAAPCKVCTSEIKDPSFLCWECDTKLPSISSEQTTCYNGTFPAVGVIKMVCSTGKCISYETESTFSRACFDADMEKDGYCDGSNKDIQRATCCTDSLCNEPTNSGSRHTIYLGTFFSCMSLY; the protein is encoded by the exons ATGTTG ACATTCACAATGAAACGCATACCACTTCCGTCCTGCTATATGATTGTTGTCTTTATATTATACCACGAATTGCCACATCTTACCACTGCAG CTCCATGTAAGGTTTGCACAAGTGAAATCAAGGATCCTTCCTTTTTATGTTGGGAATGTGATACGAAGCTACCTAGTATCTCATCGGAGCAGACAACTTGTTATAACGGGACGTTTCCTGCAGTAGGTGTTATCAAAATGGTATGCTCAACAGGGAAATGCATT AGTTACGAGACTGAATCCACTTTTTCCCGAGCCTGTTTTGACGCTGACATGGAGAAGGATGGATACTGTGATGGCAGCAATAAAGACATTCAAAGGGCTACATGCTGTACTGATAGTCTGTGTAATGAACCAACCAATAGTGGGAGCAGACATACCATATATCTTGGGACTTTCTTCAGTTGTATGAGTTTatattga